The Sporomusa termitida genome has a window encoding:
- a CDS encoding WG repeat-containing protein, with protein MLRRRKGAVGGAVLGLMLALAGTLLPAPAVAAAPPAGAAALTAVAVSNEAAGVPEQAPVPAAAGQEAVLAQVKLDGKWGFIDRQGKFVIPALFSDTKAFIDGVVAVSSNKKWGYYDKTGKVIVPVAFDEVHDYQEGLAAVRSKKKWGFYDHNGNLAAPVQFDEIAGCQEGLALVKRNKKWGYIDKNGTSPIEPQFVEAGSFAEGMAPVKNQGKWGFIDTAGKLVIPYQFKNAAGYREGLAPVQVGAKWGFIDAGGRLVIPGQFAEIGDGFSEGLAAVKLKRKWSYIDNTGKPVISAPYDQVFPFSDGIAEVRVSKTSFSLLAAVAAVAGQATGTTLGHGLNLLPSNEKRGYIDRNGHLIVPTKYDAVGAFNAGWSLVRVEKKWGYVDKTGAFMIPAQYEELSDFREGFARAKTNGKWSFIDKSGQMLPTRPFADAAPFHNGLAAVQLEDKWGFIDTRGRLVIAVQFDEARNFSDGLAAVKKNDMWGVIDATGTFVVPAQREISQMLDFSNGLLAAKVNGKWGYLDQTGNIVIEPQFSEARPFFAR; from the coding sequence ATGTTACGGAGACGTAAAGGAGCAGTAGGCGGCGCTGTTTTGGGGCTGATGCTGGCTTTGGCCGGTACGTTGCTGCCGGCGCCGGCCGTTGCGGCGGCCCCGCCGGCCGGCGCCGCTGCTTTAACAGCGGTGGCAGTGAGCAATGAGGCGGCCGGCGTGCCTGAGCAGGCACCGGTGCCGGCGGCGGCCGGACAGGAAGCAGTCCTGGCGCAGGTTAAACTGGACGGCAAATGGGGGTTTATTGACAGGCAGGGCAAGTTTGTCATACCGGCGCTGTTTAGCGATACGAAGGCTTTTATAGATGGCGTGGTGGCTGTCAGCAGTAATAAAAAGTGGGGCTACTATGATAAAACCGGCAAGGTGATTGTGCCGGTGGCCTTTGATGAGGTCCACGATTATCAGGAAGGGCTGGCAGCTGTTCGCAGCAAGAAGAAGTGGGGTTTTTATGATCATAACGGCAACCTGGCCGCCCCCGTGCAATTTGATGAAATAGCCGGCTGCCAGGAAGGCCTGGCGCTAGTGAAGCGCAACAAGAAATGGGGTTATATTGACAAAAACGGTACAAGCCCCATCGAGCCTCAGTTTGTGGAGGCCGGCAGCTTCGCGGAGGGAATGGCGCCGGTAAAGAATCAAGGCAAATGGGGCTTCATTGACACTGCCGGCAAGCTTGTCATTCCGTATCAGTTCAAAAATGCAGCCGGGTACCGGGAAGGGCTGGCCCCAGTGCAGGTTGGCGCAAAATGGGGGTTCATTGATGCCGGTGGCCGCTTAGTCATACCGGGGCAGTTCGCGGAAATTGGCGACGGGTTCAGCGAAGGGCTGGCCGCGGTAAAGCTTAAACGAAAATGGAGCTATATCGACAATACCGGCAAGCCGGTGATTTCAGCCCCCTATGATCAGGTTTTTCCCTTTAGCGACGGGATAGCGGAAGTCCGGGTGTCTAAGACCAGTTTCTCCTTGCTGGCGGCAGTTGCTGCTGTTGCCGGGCAGGCTACCGGTACTACTCTGGGTCATGGTTTGAATCTGCTGCCCAGCAATGAGAAACGGGGTTATATTGACCGCAACGGCCACCTGATTGTGCCGACAAAATATGATGCGGTCGGTGCCTTCAATGCTGGCTGGTCACTTGTGCGGGTGGAAAAGAAATGGGGCTATGTGGATAAAACCGGCGCCTTTATGATTCCGGCTCAATACGAAGAGCTGTCTGATTTTAGGGAGGGTTTTGCCAGGGCGAAAACGAATGGCAAATGGAGTTTTATTGATAAAAGCGGGCAAATGCTGCCCACACGGCCGTTTGCGGACGCCGCGCCGTTTCACAATGGACTGGCGGCAGTGCAGCTGGAGGATAAGTGGGGGTTTATCGATACCCGGGGCAGGTTGGTTATTGCCGTACAATTTGATGAAGCCCGCAACTTCTCCGACGGGTTGGCGGCAGTTAAGAAAAATGATATGTGGGGGGTTATTGACGCAACCGGTACCTTTGTCGTGCCGGCGCAGCGGGAAATTTCCCAGATGCTGGATTTCTCAAACGGGTTACTGGCCGCAAAGGTGAACGGCAAATGGGGCTACCTGGACCAAACCGGCAACATTGTTATAGAACCGCAGTTTTCAGAGGCCAGGCCGTTTTTTGCCCGGTAA
- the recD2 gene encoding SF1B family DNA helicase RecD2 yields MQDFSAGTANKYKNLCLGVNSVDNKLEGLVENITFQATDGSFTVFRLKPDGEQGTVAVTGSFPAPLVGEQVALTGEWVEHSRYGRQFKAGHCRRVAPTSLQGIERFLASGAIKGIGRAMAARLVAHFGERTLEVIELYPHRLAEVEGIGDKKVEQIRKAYAEQAELKEVMLFLEMHGVTGAYGARIFACYGANSVAVLETDPYRLAEEVKGIGFRTADQIALAVGFDRDHPSRLAAGVQFALLQTGLAGHCCVPEAMLTEETARLLNIDKADIAVVVSEQIKLGKLYTEDFHGMTLVYPRYLYRAERAVAERLLRLQAEAKPIDGIDTDTLIDHWEAAGNMTLAAAQRQALAAALSHGVLVLTGGPGTGKTTTVRGILALLEQQGGKIILGAPTGRAAKRLSETTGREAMTIHRLLEAGGGAGEEPVFARDEHNPLDADVVIVDETSMMDMLLMSCFLQAVPDGCRVVLVGDVDQLPAVGPGSVLKDVIRSEAIPVVRLTEVFRQAGESMIVLNAHRINRGRPPECGSPDFQFRELADSEGAAQAVVELCQTELAREGFDIWREVQVLSPMHRQPCGVENLNRLLQAALNPAEGKEFIQGVNQVLREGDKVMQVRNNYSKKVFNGDIGYIVAIADGKVLVRYPEDDVVYDKGEHDELTLAYAMSVHKSQGSEYPVVVMPLTPGHHIMLQRNLLYTAVTRAKERVILIGTRAALNTAVLSDRTRRRYSLLAERLRGESLW; encoded by the coding sequence ATGCAGGATTTTTCTGCCGGTACTGCGAATAAATACAAGAACTTATGTTTGGGAGTTAACAGTGTGGATAATAAACTTGAAGGACTTGTTGAAAATATAACATTTCAGGCGACTGACGGCAGTTTTACCGTGTTTCGCCTGAAGCCAGACGGCGAGCAGGGCACAGTGGCTGTTACCGGCAGTTTCCCGGCCCCGCTGGTGGGCGAACAGGTGGCTCTGACCGGCGAGTGGGTGGAGCATAGCCGTTATGGCCGGCAGTTTAAAGCCGGCCACTGCCGGCGGGTTGCCCCCACTTCCCTGCAGGGGATTGAACGGTTTCTGGCCTCCGGGGCGATCAAGGGCATTGGCCGGGCTATGGCGGCCCGGCTGGTGGCCCATTTTGGCGAGCGGACGCTGGAGGTCATCGAGCTTTATCCGCACCGGCTGGCGGAAGTGGAAGGTATTGGCGATAAGAAAGTAGAGCAAATCCGCAAGGCGTATGCCGAACAGGCCGAATTGAAAGAGGTCATGTTGTTTTTGGAGATGCATGGCGTCACCGGGGCGTATGGGGCCCGGATTTTTGCCTGTTACGGCGCCAATTCGGTGGCGGTGCTGGAAACAGATCCCTACCGGCTGGCCGAGGAGGTAAAGGGCATTGGCTTTCGTACGGCCGATCAGATCGCGCTGGCGGTGGGTTTTGACCGGGACCATCCGTCCCGGCTGGCCGCCGGGGTCCAGTTTGCTTTACTGCAAACCGGACTGGCCGGGCATTGCTGTGTACCGGAGGCGATGCTGACCGAGGAAACAGCCCGGCTGCTCAATATTGACAAGGCGGATATCGCGGTTGTTGTCAGTGAACAGATCAAACTTGGCAAACTGTATACCGAGGATTTCCACGGGATGACTCTTGTTTATCCCCGCTATTTATACCGGGCTGAACGGGCGGTGGCCGAGCGGCTGCTGCGGCTGCAGGCGGAGGCTAAGCCAATTGACGGGATTGATACGGATACTTTGATTGATCACTGGGAAGCGGCCGGCAATATGACATTGGCAGCCGCCCAGCGCCAGGCGCTGGCGGCCGCGCTGTCCCACGGGGTGCTGGTATTGACCGGCGGCCCTGGTACCGGGAAAACGACAACCGTGCGCGGCATTCTGGCCCTCTTAGAGCAGCAGGGCGGTAAAATTATCCTCGGGGCGCCGACCGGCCGGGCGGCCAAGCGGCTCAGTGAAACAACCGGGCGCGAGGCGATGACCATCCACCGCCTGCTGGAGGCCGGGGGAGGGGCCGGGGAGGAGCCGGTCTTTGCCAGGGATGAGCACAATCCGCTTGATGCCGATGTCGTTATTGTTGATGAAACATCGATGATGGATATGCTGTTGATGAGCTGCTTCCTGCAGGCGGTGCCTGACGGCTGCAGGGTAGTACTGGTCGGTGATGTTGACCAGCTGCCGGCAGTAGGGCCGGGCTCAGTCCTGAAAGATGTTATCCGTTCCGAAGCGATCCCGGTGGTGCGGCTGACCGAGGTATTCCGGCAGGCCGGTGAAAGCATGATTGTGCTTAATGCCCACCGGATTAACCGGGGCCGCCCGCCGGAATGCGGCAGCCCGGATTTTCAGTTCCGTGAGCTGGCCGACAGTGAAGGGGCGGCCCAGGCGGTGGTCGAGTTATGTCAAACTGAGCTGGCCCGGGAAGGGTTTGATATCTGGCGGGAGGTGCAGGTCCTATCACCGATGCACCGTCAGCCCTGCGGGGTCGAAAACCTTAACCGGCTGCTGCAGGCGGCCTTAAACCCGGCCGAGGGCAAAGAATTTATCCAGGGCGTCAATCAGGTGCTGCGGGAAGGCGATAAGGTTATGCAAGTCCGCAATAATTATAGCAAAAAGGTATTTAACGGCGATATCGGTTACATTGTGGCCATTGCCGACGGCAAGGTATTGGTGCGGTACCCGGAGGATGATGTTGTCTATGATAAGGGCGAACATGATGAACTGACGCTGGCTTACGCCATGAGCGTTCATAAAAGCCAGGGCAGTGAATACCCGGTTGTCGTGATGCCGCTGACTCCCGGCCACCACATTATGCTGCAGCGCAACCTGCTGTATACGGCGGTCACCCGGGCCAAAGAGCGGGTTATTCTCATCGGCACCCGGGCCGCCCTCAATACGGCAGTGCTGAGTGACCGGACCCGCCGCCGCTATTCGCTGCTGGCTGAACGCCTGCGGGGGGAAAGTTTATGGTAA
- a CDS encoding response regulator, with amino-acid sequence MTIKLLIADDHALLRQGIKNVLSLEPDFDVIGEASDGDEAIRQVERLKPDIILLDVNMPRMNGLEVTRRLKAANQTVKIIILTIHDDESYVFEVIKAGAIGYLLKDIEPGMLVKAIRTVFEGQSFIYPTLARRLFGEFSRQEEKRHETAMAQRRKEERLTYREIEVLQLIGQGLSNQEIAQKLFLSEKTVKNHLTNIFRKINVVDRTQAVLYAIRQKIVVL; translated from the coding sequence TTGACAATAAAACTTTTAATAGCCGATGATCATGCGCTTCTTAGGCAGGGAATTAAAAATGTGCTGTCGCTGGAACCGGATTTTGATGTAATTGGGGAGGCCTCGGACGGGGATGAGGCGATCAGGCAGGTTGAGCGCCTTAAGCCTGACATTATTCTGCTTGATGTGAATATGCCGCGTATGAACGGGCTGGAAGTAACCCGGCGGCTTAAGGCTGCCAATCAAACAGTTAAAATCATTATTCTCACCATTCATGATGATGAAAGTTATGTGTTTGAGGTAATCAAGGCCGGGGCCATTGGTTATCTGTTAAAGGATATTGAGCCAGGCATGCTGGTCAAAGCTATCCGCACAGTCTTTGAGGGGCAGTCGTTTATTTACCCGACCCTGGCCCGGCGGTTGTTCGGCGAGTTTTCCCGGCAGGAAGAGAAGCGGCACGAGACGGCCATGGCGCAGCGCCGGAAGGAGGAACGGTTAACCTACCGGGAGATTGAAGTGCTGCAGCTGATTGGTCAGGGGCTGAGTAATCAGGAGATTGCCCAGAAGCTGTTTCTGAGTGAGAAGACCGTAAAAAATCATCTGACCAATATCTTCCGCAAGATTAATGTGGTTGACCGGACCCAGGCAGTACTGTACGCTATCAGGCAAAAGATTGTGGTATTATAA
- a CDS encoding DUF1659 domain-containing protein — MAVVKTPQSGKVVLKVQTGVSETGSPVFKLRTYTNIRSEATDDDIFAVAAGLGSLQQHTLVEIVRQDINTLINQ; from the coding sequence ATGGCAGTGGTAAAAACGCCGCAAAGCGGCAAGGTGGTCCTGAAGGTACAGACCGGTGTCAGTGAAACCGGCAGCCCGGTTTTCAAACTCCGCACGTACACGAATATCCGCTCCGAAGCGACTGACGATGATATCTTTGCGGTGGCGGCCGGGCTGGGCAGCCTGCAGCAGCATACCCTGGTGGAGATTGTCCGCCAGGATATCAACACGCTGATTAATCAGTAA
- a CDS encoding tyrosine-protein phosphatase encodes MLDIHCHIIPAIDDGARDLDTSLKMLEIAQNNGTKAIVATPHVIEGEWLPAWEQIVAGCRLLQAEGSTRGLNLPVYPGGEVAIHLDILKLVKEPGPYCLNGGRYMLVELPAIDIPGFTEDFFFNLQARGITPVLAHPERHPVLAKDPEILVEWIRRGVLTQVNGSSLMGRMGERSRQTAELLLARDMVHCIGSDAHSARHRNPDLSTTAEKLRGLIGAEKTRQILITNPQGIINSQDVEIFEVQSLAQAKKPGIFRKLCMRLGVY; translated from the coding sequence ATGCTGGACATACATTGTCACATTATTCCGGCCATTGACGATGGGGCCAGGGATTTGGACACCTCGCTGAAAATGCTGGAGATTGCGCAGAACAATGGCACAAAGGCCATTGTGGCCACCCCTCATGTCATTGAGGGGGAGTGGCTGCCGGCCTGGGAGCAAATTGTGGCCGGGTGCCGGCTGCTGCAGGCCGAAGGGAGTACGCGCGGGTTGAATCTGCCTGTTTATCCCGGCGGGGAGGTTGCCATTCATCTGGATATTCTGAAGCTGGTGAAAGAGCCGGGACCGTATTGTCTTAACGGCGGCCGCTATATGCTGGTGGAGTTGCCGGCTATTGATATTCCGGGTTTTACCGAGGACTTCTTTTTTAATTTGCAGGCCCGCGGCATTACCCCGGTTCTGGCTCATCCGGAGCGGCATCCGGTGCTGGCCAAAGATCCGGAGATCCTGGTGGAATGGATTAGGCGGGGGGTGTTAACCCAGGTCAACGGTTCCAGCCTGATGGGGCGGATGGGTGAGCGCAGCCGGCAGACGGCGGAGCTTTTACTGGCCCGGGATATGGTGCACTGCATCGGGTCTGATGCCCACAGCGCCAGGCACCGCAATCCTGATTTATCAACAACGGCGGAAAAACTTAGAGGTTTAATCGGGGCGGAAAAAACCCGGCAAATACTGATCACCAATCCCCAAGGTATAATCAACAGCCAGGATGTGGAGATTTTTGAAGTACAGTCGTTAGCCCAAGCGAAAAAACCTGGTATTTTTCGAAAATTGTGTATGCGGCTTGGGGTTTATTAG
- the yhbH gene encoding sporulation protein YhbH has product MAIFKDAGAGGTDRSQWDRKRHRQLVEDAIKKNVGGIVAEESIIGQSKDKKIKIPIKGIREYRFVYGNNNGGTSSGTGGEQRGQVIGKTGQPGPGQGAGQAGNEPGEDIYETEITLDELVQYLFEDLNLPDLERKKFSQVETERNYKRSGFQRKGIPPRLAKKRSVIEKLKRQQTALRGEGGPAADGGSRAGRVPFREDDLRYFRVKPELDRQSNAVVICIMDTSGSMDQTRKYLARSFFFLLYQFVRYKYEQVEVSFIAHTTEAKEVSEDEFFHRGESGGTYISSGYAKALEIIEQRYNPGLWNIYAFHCSDGDNWQEDIPRAVELARQLCAAGNLFGYVEVGVKHWVSAVQREYDDKIQADNFITARMTDKDDVWPVFKQILDKDTAGREDDD; this is encoded by the coding sequence GTGGCGATTTTCAAGGACGCAGGTGCCGGCGGAACCGACCGTTCCCAGTGGGACCGCAAGCGGCACCGTCAGTTGGTCGAGGATGCCATCAAAAAAAATGTCGGTGGCATCGTCGCGGAGGAAAGCATCATCGGGCAGAGCAAGGACAAGAAGATTAAGATCCCCATTAAGGGGATCAGGGAATACCGGTTTGTTTATGGCAACAACAATGGCGGTACAAGCTCCGGTACCGGCGGCGAGCAGCGGGGCCAGGTCATCGGCAAAACCGGTCAGCCCGGTCCGGGACAGGGGGCCGGCCAGGCCGGCAATGAGCCGGGCGAGGATATCTATGAAACAGAGATCACGCTGGACGAGCTGGTGCAGTACCTGTTTGAAGACCTGAACCTGCCTGATCTGGAACGCAAAAAGTTTTCCCAGGTCGAAACCGAGCGCAACTATAAACGGTCAGGGTTTCAGCGCAAAGGCATCCCGCCGCGCCTGGCCAAGAAACGCTCGGTCATTGAGAAGCTGAAACGGCAGCAGACCGCCCTGCGCGGCGAGGGGGGACCGGCCGCGGACGGGGGCAGCCGGGCCGGCCGGGTTCCCTTCCGGGAGGATGACCTGCGGTATTTCCGGGTAAAACCGGAGCTGGACCGGCAGTCCAATGCCGTGGTCATCTGCATTATGGATACCTCCGGCTCGATGGACCAGACCCGCAAATATCTGGCCCGCAGTTTTTTCTTCCTGTTGTATCAGTTTGTCCGCTATAAGTATGAGCAGGTGGAGGTCAGCTTTATCGCCCATACCACGGAGGCCAAAGAGGTCAGTGAAGACGAGTTCTTTCACCGGGGCGAGTCCGGCGGCACCTATATCAGCAGCGGCTATGCCAAAGCGCTGGAGATTATAGAACAGCGCTATAATCCGGGCCTGTGGAATATTTATGCCTTCCATTGCTCGGACGGCGACAACTGGCAGGAGGATATCCCCCGGGCGGTGGAACTGGCCCGGCAGCTATGCGCTGCCGGCAATCTGTTCGGTTATGTCGAGGTGGGGGTTAAACACTGGGTCAGCGCCGTCCAACGGGAATATGACGACAAGATTCAGGCCGATAACTTTATCACCGCCAGAATGACCGATAAGGACGATGTCTGGCCGGTGTTTAAACAGATTCTGGATAAGGACACCGCAGGGAGGGAGGACGATGACTGA
- a CDS encoding DUF2922 domain-containing protein — protein MIKTLEMVFRTSAGKEVSLSVPDPKEGLTLAEAQVIMEDIAARNIFSIKGAALAAPVEARIRSRETVLLV, from the coding sequence ATGATTAAAACTTTAGAAATGGTGTTTCGCACAAGTGCCGGCAAGGAGGTCAGCCTGAGTGTGCCTGATCCGAAGGAGGGACTGACGCTGGCTGAGGCGCAGGTGATTATGGAGGATATTGCTGCCAGGAACATTTTTAGCATCAAAGGGGCCGCGCTGGCGGCACCGGTGGAAGCCCGGATCCGCAGCCGGGAGACTGTGCTCCTGGTATAG
- a CDS encoding RNA polymerase sigma factor: MTGEELVIAAQAGDGAAFAEVCRRFAGLVYKYACQPAVAGIKEEAAAEGWLALAGAVQTYDLSTGIPFAGYARQQVRYAVWNLFKRERRRWQREVPLTGGDREDGEYSLLTTLAAPDNVELAAEEAAIAGAVKEALAALPDKQRLVIVATLLGDVRLTEIAARWGITPQAVYGLRQRGLTCLHKQLTGLSILR; the protein is encoded by the coding sequence ATGACGGGAGAAGAATTGGTTATCGCGGCTCAGGCCGGGGACGGTGCCGCTTTTGCCGAGGTTTGCCGGCGGTTTGCCGGCCTGGTGTATAAATATGCCTGTCAGCCGGCTGTGGCCGGGATAAAAGAAGAAGCCGCCGCCGAAGGCTGGCTGGCCCTGGCCGGGGCCGTACAGACCTACGATCTGTCAACAGGCATACCCTTTGCCGGCTATGCCAGGCAGCAGGTCCGGTATGCGGTCTGGAACCTGTTTAAACGGGAACGGCGGCGCTGGCAGCGGGAGGTGCCGCTGACCGGCGGCGACAGGGAGGACGGGGAATACAGCCTGCTTACCACCCTGGCGGCCCCCGATAATGTCGAGCTGGCGGCAGAGGAGGCAGCAATTGCCGGGGCGGTCAAGGAGGCACTGGCGGCCCTGCCTGACAAGCAACGGCTGGTTATTGTCGCAACGTTGCTTGGCGATGTACGGTTAACGGAGATCGCTGCCAGGTGGGGGATTACGCCCCAGGCCGTGTATGGCCTGCGGCAGCGGGGATTAACCTGTTTGCACAAGCAACTGACCGGCTTATCCATCTTAAGATGA
- a CDS encoding SpoVR family protein produces the protein MTDYTLAELAGWNDRIEQLAAEFGLDCYQQQFELCSAEDMLCYEAYTGMPSHYPHWSFGKAYERQKTFYQYNLSGLPYEMVINSDPCLAYLMRDNTLLLQILTMAHVYGHNDFFKNNRLFQRDTRAELTLATFKAQADRVRAYIQDPGIGPDKVERILDAAHALRFQVSRTGLAQAYSRQTLEQERAEAVPPRLQHDLLAFLAAKGRLQDWEQDLVTIVHEESLYFVPQLETKIMNEGWASYWHYRILQQLDLPQGLHLEFLQRHNLVVRPHQQQLNPYFVGFKLFEYLDRSLGRDKIKEIRAGERDHSFLRRYLNEELCREMNLFAYAVEGDNVVVAEVADEDGWQLIRDQLANSVGLGGIPAITPVAVEQGELILAHDYDGRELELGYAKETLKHVAALWGDGVKLRTRLAGKEKLICCNRLQEVIIV, from the coding sequence ATGACTGATTACACACTGGCGGAACTGGCGGGGTGGAATGACCGGATTGAACAACTGGCCGCAGAGTTTGGCCTGGATTGCTATCAGCAGCAGTTTGAGCTGTGCAGTGCCGAGGATATGCTGTGTTATGAGGCCTATACCGGCATGCCGTCCCACTACCCGCACTGGAGTTTTGGCAAGGCCTACGAACGGCAAAAGACCTTTTATCAGTATAACCTGAGCGGGCTGCCGTATGAAATGGTGATTAACTCCGATCCCTGCCTGGCGTACCTGATGCGGGACAACACCCTGCTGCTGCAGATTCTGACGATGGCCCATGTCTACGGGCATAACGATTTCTTTAAGAATAACCGTCTGTTCCAGCGGGATACCCGGGCGGAACTGACGCTGGCGACCTTCAAGGCCCAGGCCGACAGGGTGCGGGCCTATATCCAGGACCCGGGCATCGGCCCGGACAAGGTGGAGCGCATCCTGGATGCGGCCCATGCCCTGCGGTTCCAGGTCAGCCGCACCGGTCTGGCGCAGGCCTATTCCCGCCAGACGCTGGAGCAGGAGCGCGCCGAGGCCGTACCCCCGCGGCTGCAGCATGATTTGCTGGCGTTTCTGGCGGCCAAAGGCCGGCTGCAGGACTGGGAACAGGACCTGGTGACCATCGTCCATGAGGAGAGCCTGTATTTCGTGCCGCAGCTGGAGACCAAAATCATGAATGAAGGCTGGGCCAGCTACTGGCATTACCGGATTCTGCAGCAGCTGGACCTGCCCCAGGGGCTGCATCTGGAGTTCCTGCAGCGGCACAACCTGGTGGTCCGGCCCCATCAGCAGCAGCTCAATCCTTATTTTGTCGGCTTCAAGCTGTTTGAATATCTGGACCGGTCGCTGGGGCGGGACAAGATTAAGGAGATCCGGGCCGGCGAGCGGGATCATTCTTTTCTGCGGCGCTACCTGAATGAGGAGCTGTGCCGGGAGATGAACCTGTTTGCCTACGCGGTGGAGGGCGATAATGTGGTTGTGGCCGAAGTGGCGGACGAAGACGGCTGGCAGCTAATCCGCGATCAGCTGGCCAATTCAGTCGGCCTGGGCGGAATCCCGGCCATTACACCGGTGGCTGTGGAACAAGGCGAGTTAATTCTGGCGCATGACTATGACGGCCGGGAGCTGGAGCTTGGTTATGCCAAGGAGACCCTCAAGCATGTCGCCGCCTTATGGGGGGACGGGGTCAAGCTCCGGACCAGGCTGGCGGGAAAAGAGAAGCTGATCTGCTGCAACCGGTTGCAGGAGGTGATCATTGTTTAG
- a CDS encoding ABC-F family ATP-binding cassette domain-containing protein, translated as MSVLEVHGLSKAYGIQTVLAEISFQIRRGEKVGLIGPNGVGKTTLVRCLLGLEKPDSGQVVMAPSERTGYVEQDTALGEHTLYDELVSAYGDVLGWQADMRRLEAAIAGEQQQAALDRLMKEYALAVERFERGGGYEVDNTVRRVAFGLGFTAADLECRTHEFSGGQKTRICLARALIRQPDFLYLDEPTNHLDLAMVEWLEEFLQGYAGAVLVISHDRYFLDNVVGRILAIEKGTIADYAGNYSEYLEKKAEKLAAQEKAYSKQQAHIAKTEAYIDRYRAGIKSKQARGRQSQLSRLARLSRPEDLTGFDFFTFNPPAECAERVAELGEVVAGYGDKQVLKGASLLVRRGDGVALVGPNGAGKTTLLKLLTGELAPVGGKIKLGSRVRLGYFAQEHETLTGANSVLAEVMGEFAFSEERARHYLGAFLFRGDEVYKLVGDLSGGEKARLALLKLMLTGANLLILDEPTNHLDIAAREAVEEAMMNFPGTFLTVSHDRYFLDKVANRVVELADGQVTEYAGNYSYYRDKKARLAKAAAQAASQAGLAAKKAGGRPDHRIEPGQAGKGSWRKPEPGRLIKKLEEEIAGLEQEVAGLEARLNDPASHAEAALSRELADMYAARQAALEEKYQAWLELTGE; from the coding sequence ATGAGTGTATTGGAAGTTCACGGCCTGAGCAAGGCCTATGGGATACAAACTGTTTTGGCGGAGATTAGTTTTCAAATCAGGCGGGGCGAAAAGGTCGGGCTGATCGGTCCCAACGGTGTTGGCAAGACGACGCTGGTGCGCTGCCTGTTAGGCCTGGAGAAGCCTGACAGCGGCCAGGTGGTGATGGCGCCATCGGAACGGACCGGCTATGTCGAGCAGGATACAGCCCTGGGTGAGCATACCCTGTATGATGAACTGGTGAGCGCCTATGGCGATGTGCTGGGCTGGCAGGCGGATATGCGCCGGCTGGAAGCGGCTATTGCCGGGGAACAGCAGCAAGCGGCTCTTGACAGGCTGATGAAGGAGTATGCGCTGGCAGTGGAACGGTTTGAACGGGGCGGCGGCTATGAGGTTGACAATACGGTGCGGCGGGTGGCTTTTGGCCTGGGCTTTACGGCGGCGGACCTTGAGTGCCGGACCCACGAGTTTTCCGGTGGGCAAAAAACCAGGATCTGCCTGGCGCGGGCGTTGATCCGCCAGCCGGATTTTTTATATTTGGATGAGCCGACAAATCATCTTGATCTGGCGATGGTGGAATGGCTGGAGGAGTTTTTGCAGGGGTATGCCGGAGCCGTGCTGGTGATTTCCCATGACCGTTACTTTCTTGATAACGTGGTGGGCCGGATTCTGGCCATAGAGAAGGGAACCATTGCCGACTATGCCGGCAACTATAGTGAATACCTGGAGAAAAAAGCGGAGAAGCTGGCCGCCCAGGAGAAGGCCTATTCCAAGCAGCAAGCCCATATTGCCAAAACCGAGGCCTATATCGACCGGTACCGGGCCGGCATCAAGTCCAAACAGGCGCGCGGCCGGCAGAGTCAGCTGTCGCGGCTGGCCCGTCTGAGCCGGCCGGAAGATCTGACCGGGTTTGACTTTTTCACCTTCAATCCGCCGGCGGAGTGTGCCGAGCGGGTAGCCGAGCTGGGGGAAGTGGTTGCCGGCTATGGCGACAAACAGGTGCTGAAGGGGGCGTCGCTGCTGGTGCGGCGCGGCGATGGCGTGGCGTTGGTCGGGCCGAACGGGGCCGGGAAGACAACCCTCTTAAAGCTGCTGACCGGAGAGCTGGCGCCGGTCGGCGGTAAGATTAAACTCGGCAGCCGGGTGCGGCTGGGGTATTTTGCCCAGGAGCACGAGACTCTGACCGGGGCCAACAGTGTGCTGGCCGAGGTTATGGGCGAGTTTGCGTTCAGTGAGGAACGGGCCCGGCACTACCTGGGGGCGTTTTTATTTCGGGGGGATGAGGTGTACAAGCTGGTGGGGGATCTCTCGGGCGGTGAAAAGGCGCGGCTGGCGCTGTTGAAGCTGATGCTGACCGGGGCTAACCTTCTCATCCTTGATGAACCGACCAACCATCTGGATATCGCGGCCCGGGAGGCGGTGGAAGAGGCCATGATGAATTTTCCGGGTACTTTCCTGACCGTGTCCCATGACCGGTATTTCCTGGATAAAGTGGCTAACCGGGTGGTTGAGCTGGCGGACGGGCAGGTGACCGAATACGCCGGCAATTATAGCTATTATCGCGACAAAAAGGCCAGGCTGGCCAAAGCTGCCGCCCAGGCGGCCAGTCAGGCCGGGCTGGCGGCGAAGAAAGCCGGGGGCCGGCCGGACCACCGGATAGAGCCGGGCCAGGCCGGTAAAGGCAGTTGGCGTAAGCCGGAGCCTGGCCGGCTGATAAAGAAGCTGGAGGAAGAAATCGCTGGTTTGGAGCAGGAGGTCGCCGGCCTGGAGGCCAGGCTGAACGACCCGGCCAGCCATGCCGAGGCCGCTCTCAGCCGGGAACTGGCCGATATGTATGCCGCGCGGCAGGCGGCGCTTGAGGAAAAGTATCAGGCCTGGCTGGAGCTTACCGGCGAATAA